The Thermoanaerobaculales bacterium genome segment ATCCTACGAGCTCATCGCGACCGGCGTCGCGACCACCAACTACCTCGACGCCACGGTCTCCGGCGGCCTCACCTACTCCTACGTGGTGACGTCGAAGGACGTGACCGGCGGCTGCGAGTCGGCGCCCGGCAACTGCGCCCAGGCACAGACCACGGGCTCGTGCTTCGAGCCGCCGGCCTTCGCCGGCCTGCAGGCGGTGACCAACGCCGCCCAGACCACCTGCACCCTCAACCTGGGGTGGGACCCGGCGACCGTCTACTGCGGCGGACCGCCCACCTACAGCGTCTACCGCTCGACCACCCCCGGCTTCACCCCGAGCACGGCCAACCGGATCGCGAGCGGGGTGGTCGGCACCGCCTACACCGACATGACCGAGCTCGAGTTCGGCGCCGTCTACTACTACGTGGTGCGGGCGACCGATGCCAGCACCGGCGTGGCGGAGGACAACCTGGTCGAGGTCTCCAGCTCGCCCACCGGGCCGATCGACATCGGCACCTGGACCGACGACGCCGGCGACACCGGCACCGCCAAGCTCACCCCGACCACGCCATGGACCGTGGCGACGAGCGGCGGCCACAACGGCGTCAAGGTCTACGCCACCGGCTCCTACCCGGACAACGTCTGCGCCGGCATCACCTCGGACGAGATGCACCTCGGCACCGGACCGCAGCTGACCTTCTGGTCCAAGTACGCCCTCGAATCCGGCTGGGACAAGGGCGAGGTCCAGGTCTCGATCGACGGCGGCTCGAGCTGGGCCCGGGTGCCGGTCAACTACCCCGCCAGCTCCAGCTACACCAACGACGCCTGCGGCCTGCCCACCGGCACCTACTTCACGGGCACGAACAACAGCTACGCCCAGTACTCGGCCTCGCTCGGCACCTGGGCCAACCAGGACATCTTGATCCGCTGGGTGCTGTCGTCGGACACCTCGCTCAACGGCTCCGGCTGGTGGGTCGACGATATCGCCATCACCAACGTCGAGGTGCCCTCGTCGTGCGACAGCGGGGCCTCGCCCTACCCGGGGCCGTTCGGCAAGGCCGCCCCGGCCGACGGCGCCACCGGCCAGCCCACCACCGTGACCCTGAGCTGGAACGCCAGCACGAACAACACTGGCTACGAGGTGTGCATCGACGGGGTCGACAACGGCCTCTGTGACACGACGTGGAGCTACGTCGGCAACGTCATGGGCACCCAGCCGAGCGGCCTCCTGGAGAGCACGCCCTACTCGTGGCAGGTGCGGGCGGTCAACGGCAACGGCTCGACCGAGGCCGACGATGGCGCCTGGTGGCAGTTCATCACCACCCCGTTCCTGTTCGGCGACGGCTTCGAGTCCGGCGACAGCTCGGCCTGGACGGCCACCGCGCCGTAACCGATCGTCAACCGCGATGCGAACCCAGGGCGCCGGGCAACCGGCGCCCTGTCTTTTGGTGACAGGTGATAAGTGATAGGTGATAAGTGATAGGTGATAGGGATCGGATGAGGGCCGATTCGTTTCCCGTTCCCGTTCCCGTTCCCGTTCCCGCCAGTTGCCCCGGCACAACCTCGAGCCAGACAAGAACCCACCGCTCGAGGATCTCTTGATGTGGGAGACTCGATGTGGAGCTGGCGTTGACATCAATCCGCGGCCTGCCCAGCGATGAGCTCGAGGCCCTCTTCGAGCGCGACCGCGGCCGGCTGGTGCGCATCGCCTGGCGGATCCTCGGCGACCGCGACGAGGCCGAGGATGTGGTCCAGCAGACCCTGCTCGGCGCGTGGCGGGCTCAGCGGAGGAGCCCCATCCGCCGGCCGTCGTCCTACCTCGCGCGCGCCGTGCGTTGGAACGCCATCAAGCACAAGGCCGGTCGCGGCGACGAGCTCTCGATCGACGCGCGGCCGGATGCGGCAGCAGACCGCGACGTGCCGGCGGACCGGCTCGACGTCCTCGAGCTCGAACGGGCCATCGCCTCGCTGCCGCCAGCCCAGCAGGTCATCATCCGCCTCCGCTTCTACCTCGGTCTCTCGTTCAGCGAGATCGGCAGGAACCTGTCCATTTCGACCAACACCGCGGCGAGCCGCACGCGCTACGCGTTGACCGGTTTGCGCCGGCGTCTCGGTGCGCCGCAACCTGGATCCAACAGGGGGGAACGCCATGAATGAGCTTCGCTTTCCACGCTGGTTCGCCGTCATCGGCATCTTCGCGGGCATGCTGATCGCACTGATCGTGCCGCTGGCCGTGCTCATGGCCGGCGACGACCTCACTGCCGGCGCGAAGCTGCTGGTCATCATCCTCGCGCTGGTGATCGGCAGCTGCCTCGCCGGCATTGCGGCGGTCGTCGGCATGGCGCTGCCGGCCGCGGTCGTCGGCGGCGCCATCGACCTGTCCCGCGTCACCCGCGGCCAGTGCTGTGCCCCGGACCGCTCCGCCGACGAGTGTTGCTCGGGGGACGCCAAGAAGGCAGATCCCGCCGGTTGATATCATGGGAGCCGTCCCGCGCCGGAGTGGCGGAACGGTAGACGCAGGGGACTTAAAATCCCCTGGGGACATCCCCGTGAGGGTTCAATTCCCTCCTCCGGCACCAGGCTTCGTTCTCGATCACCAGGAGAGAATGAAGCCTGCCACGGCGTAGTCCGAAGGACGAAACCGGGCAGTTCGGAATCGGCAACGCCTGCCGAGAACTTCGCCCTGGCAAGCCGGCTTCGTTCTCGACCACGGGGTTTGACTTGGCCTTCGAGAAGGTCTATTTCTGGTCCGGCTGGAGACCATTCTCATCAAGGAGGGGGGGCATGAAACGGATAGCTCTCGCAGCTTGCGCACTGATGTTGACCGTCGCGGCCTCGGCCGAGGCCGCCTACATCGTCGGCGACACCATCGCCGACTTCACGCTCAACGACGCGTATGGCACGCCGGTCTCGCTCTACGACTACCAGAACACGGTGATTCTGCTGAACTTCTGGACCAACACGTGAGGCGGCTGCATCGCGGAGGCTCCGCGACTGCAGGAAATCTGGGAGACCTATCAGGACCAGGGGCTCATCGTGCTCGGCATCGGCGTGGGGATGTCGGAGTCCGTCTGCCAGCAGTGGATCAACACCCACGGCCTGACCCATCCGGTGCTGTCCGACCCCGGCGGCGCCGTCTATAACCTGTTCGGCGACGGCTATGTGCCGTACAACTCCATCATCGACGGCGAGATGGTCCTTCAGTTCACCGTCTCGGGCTTCGAGGAGCCCGTGGTCATCGCCATGATCGAGCAGCTGCTCGCCGAGCTGCTGCGGATCAACCACGTTCCGCTGAAAGACACCGAAGACAACCTGAACCCCTACCCGACGAACTGCTCGATCACCACGAACTACGCTCTGATCCCCGACCAGCTGCAGCTGCACTGGAACCTCGACGGCGGATCGACCTTCACCGACGTGGTCCTGACGCCTCTGGGCGGCGACGACTACACGGCCGAGATCCCTGCCCAGCCGTACGGCACGACGGTCTACTACTACCTGTCCGCCGCCGACACGGGCGGCAACGTGTCGACCCATCCCGACGGCGCTCCCACCGAGCTGCACAGCTTCTATGTCGGGCTCGACACGACGCCGCCCATCATCGAGCACGAGCCGCTGGGCGACCAGACTCCTGTCACCTGGCCGGTGACGGTCAGCGCCACGGTCACCGACAACCTCGGCGTCGACACGGTCACCCTCGAGTACCTGATCAACGGCGGCCCGGTGCAGTCGGCGCCGATGGTGCTCGAACGCGACGGTGTGTACTCTGCCGACTTCTCCGGCTCGGTGTCGATCGGTGACACGGTCGAGTACCGGATCGTCGCCGTGGATTCCGCCTCGACGCCGAATACGGCCACCGATCCCGCTGCGGGATACCACGCGTTCTCCATCGTCGAGCCGATTCCGGTGTTCGTCTACGAGCCGGACGGCACGCCGCTGACCGGCGGCGTCGTCCGCCAGTTCCTGGACGCGCGAGGGATAGCCTACGACACGGGTGCCTTGCTGCCGGAGAACTGCAGCCTCTACCGCACCATCTTCGTCTGCCTCGGCATCTACTCGAGCAACCACCAGCTCACGGCAGGCGAGGGCCAGGCGCTGGCAGGGTTCCTGGACAACGGCGGCGGGCTGTACATGGAGGGCGGCGACACCTGGTACTACGATCCCCAAACCGCCGTCCACCCGTACTTCAACATCGACGGGATCGCTGACGGCGCGGGCGACGCCGGGCCCATCGCAGGCGCGGCCGGCACCTTCACCGAGGGGATGACCTTCAACTACACGGGCGGGAACAACTACATCGACCACATCGCGCCGTTGGGCAGCGCGTTCGCGATCTTCCTGGAGACCACGCCGCAGTACATCAACGGGGTCGCCTACGACGGGGGCACCTATCGCACGGTCGGCACCAGCTTCGAGCTCGGTGGCCTGGTGGACGGGACCAGCCCGAGCACCAAGGAGGAGCTGCTCGAGCGGATGCTGGACTTCTTCGATTTGGACGAACTTCTCTGGCTGTTCAAGGACGGCTTCGAGTCCGGCGACACCTCGGCGTGGAGCGCCGTGGTGCCATAGCCGCGCCTCGACCTCGATTTCTACCCAGGGCGCCGGGCAACCGGCGCCCTCTCTTTTGCAGGGGTTGGGGGTTTGGAGTTAGGGATTAGGGATGAGGGGTCAGGGCGCCGCCCGCGCCCGCTCCCGTCCCGGCAACTCGCCACGGCGAAGTCCGCAGGACGAAGCCGGATCCGCGCCTGCTTCCGCAACCGGACACGCGTCCGGGCGCCGGTCGGCTCACGCGAGGTCCTTGGCGACCGTGACCAGCCCTTGCTCCCCGGCCGTGACCTCGAACCCGCGCCCCTGGAACAGCGCGATCATCCGCACGTTGTCCGCGGTCGTCTCGGCCACCACCCGCCGGATGCCCCAGCTCCGCGCGATCTCGAGGCAGGTGTCGGTCAACACGCCGCCGAGGCCGCGGTTCTGGAAGGCGTCGGTCACCAGCACCGCGTACTCGCCGGTCTCGTTGTCAGGGTCCGCGATCAGCCGTCCGACCCCGACCAGGGCCCGCCCGCCGCCGCTGCCGTCCTCGGTCTCGGCGACGATCGCGATCTCGCGATCGTAGTCGATGAAGCAGTACCGGGTGGCCGCCTCGTGCGTCGACCACTGGAAGAGATAGCGGAAGCGCGCGTAGAGAGCCTCCGGCGAGCAGCTCGCGAGCAGCGCCCGCCAGCGCGGCTCGTCCTCGGGCCGGATCGGACGGAGGGTCAGCGCGGCGCCGTCGCCCAGCGTCACGCGCCGCACCTGCTCCTCCGGGTAGGGGCGCAGCGCGAGGTGCGCGTACGGCCGGGAGGCCTCGGCGACCGGCTCGATCACGGCGCGAGCGTCGAGGGCCGCCGCCTCGCGCGAGCTCACCAGCAGCGGATTGACGTCGAGCTCCACGATCTCCGGGCAGTCGGCGACGAGGTAGGAGAAGCGGATCATGATCTCGATCAGGCGATCGAGGTCGACCGGGGGCCGCCCCCGGTAGCCCTGGAGCAGCGGCCAGCAGCGCAGCGACTCCAGCATGCGCCGCGCCAGCCGCTCGTTGAGCGGCGGCAGCCCGAGGGCGCGGTCGCGGTAGACCTCGGCCATCACGCCGCCGAGGCCGACCAGGATCACCGAGCCGAAGATCGGGTCCTTCTTGGTGCCGAGGATCATCTCGGTGCCGCCCGCCGCCTGGACCATCGGCTGCACGGTGACGCCGGAAAGGAGCGCCGCGGGCTGCCGCTGCCGGGCCATCCCCAGGATGCCCTCGTAGGCGATCCGCACCGCGCCGTCGTCGCGGAGGTCGAGAGCCACCCCACCCACGTCGGACTTGTGGGAGATGTCCGGTGACAGCACCTTGAGGACCACCGGGTAGCCGATCTGCCGGGCGTGCTGCACCGCCTCCTCGGCCGAGCTCGCGGGCCGCGGGAGCGTGCCCGGGATGCCGTAGGCCTCCAGGAGCTGCTTGGTGGCAGCCTCCGACAGCGTCGTCCGCTCGGCAAGCGGCGCGAGGGTGCGTCGCAGCTCCGCGCGATCGACCGCGAAGCTGACCGGAACGTCCTTCGGCGTCTCGTACAGGATCTCGAGGTTGCGGCCGTAGGCCACCAGCGTCATGAAGGCCTTGACCCCGTCCTCCGGCGTCGGGTAGGTGGCGATCCCGGCGGCGGTCAGGATCTCGATCCCCTCGCGCATGCTCCTGCCGCCGAGCCAAGCGGCGAGGATCAGCTTCTGGGTCTTGCCCGCGACCGCGGCCACCTCGCGGGCGATGGCGCTCGGGTTGGTCATCGCCTGCGGCGTCAGGATCGCGAGCACCGCGTCGACCCCCGGGTCGGCGAGGAGGATCTGGAGCGCCTTGGCGTAGCGCTTCGAGTTCGCGTCCCCGAGCACGTCGACCGGGTTGCCGTGCGACCAGAAGGGCGGCAGCGCCTCGTCGAGCCCGGCGAGCGTCGCGGCCGAGAGCTCGGCCATCACCCCGGAGCGCGCCATCAGCGCGTCGGTCGCCATGACCCCGGGCCCGCCAGCATTGGTGATGATCCCGAGCCGCGGGCCGGTCGGGCGCTTGTGCCGTCCGATCAGCTCGACGCAGTTGAAGATGTCGCCGATCTCGAACACCCGCGCGATCCCCGCCCGCTCGAAGGCCGCCTCGTAGACCGCGTCCTCCGAGGCGAGCGCGCCGGTGTGCGAGGCCGCCGCCTTCTCGGACTCCGGGAAGCGCCCCGCCTTGTAGGCCACGATCGGCTTGGTCCGCGCGAAGGCGCGGGCCGCGGTCATGAAGCGGCGCGCCTCCGACAGCGACTCGATGTAGAGGATGATCGAGTCGGTGCTCTCGTCCTCGCCGAAGTAGTCGATCAGATCGGCGAAGTCGACGTCGATCATGTTCCCGACCGAGACGAAGTACGAGAAGCCGACGTGGGCCTCGGCCGCCCAGTCGAGGACCGAGGTGCAGAGCGCGCCGGACTGCGAGACGAAGGCGACCCTCCCCGGCTTCGAGGAGCCGCCCGCGAAGGTCAGGTTGAGGCTGCGGCCGGGGACGATCACCCCGAGGCAGTTCGGGCCGAGGATCCGCATCCCCGGGAAGCGCGCGGCCTCCTGCCGGACCTGCTGCTCGAGCGCCAGGCCCTCGCCGCCGGTCTCGCGGAAGCCGGCGGAGATGATGATGAGCCCGAGGACGCCCGCCTCGCCGCACTCGCGGACGATCGCCGGGACCTGGGTCGCCGGGGCGCAGACCACCGCGAGCTCGGGCAGGCGCGGCAGGTGCGCAAGGCCTGGGTAGCAGTGCACGCCGAGCACCGACTCGCAGCTCGGGTTGATCGGGTAGACGACGCCGCGGAAGCCCGAGCCGACGACGTTGCGCAGCACCGTCCCGGCGACGCTCTTCGGGTTCTCCGAGACGCCGAACAGAGCGATCCGCTGCGGCCTGAAGATGCGATCCAGATTCTGGGTGCTCATGTCGACATCAACCACCGGGGTGACGAGACGTTGGGCATGCGGGCGACCCGCCACCTGCGGCGGTCGCCTGGCCTGCTCCGGCGGACGAGTCTACCACCCGACGGCCGCTGAAGGCCCGAACGACGGGCCGCGCCCGGGCGCGGGGCGAGCAAGGTTGGTCGTCGAGGCCGGCTTCGAGGCCGGCGACACCTCGGCGTGGAGCGCGACGGTGCCGTGAGGGAGGTTCGAGCAAGCGCTCCTGGTTTCGCGTGCGCACGACACTGGCAGCGGCCCCGCTCGCGTGCCGCCGCTCCGGGTGTGCCTTCTGCGTGCGCTTCCGGGGACCGTCACGTCGCGTCGTAAAGCCGCTTGACGCAGTAGGGCCACCAACCCGGCACGCTCGACTCCGCCGGCCAGTAGCCGGAGGGCAGCCTGTCGCTCGCCACGACCTCGTCGAAGGTCGCGCCGCTGGCCTTCAACTTCGCCACCGCCTGTGACATGGCCTCGAACCACGACCGCATCACCGCGAGCTCGTCGCCACCGATCACCGGACCGTGGCCGGGACACATCGTGACCGGAGCCATGCGCTCCCAGGACCTCAGAGTCTCGATCCAGCCATTCATGTCGGTGTCCGGCTCGCCGAAGTACGGGCGCCGGCGCGCCTGGACGAGATCGCCCGCGACCACGACGCGCTCGCCAGCCAGCACCACCGACGAGGAGTCCGCCGAGTGCCCGCCGGTCCGGCGCACGACCACCCTCTCGCCGCCCAGCTCCAGGCTCTCCTCGAACCACTGCGTCGGCATCCTGAGGGAGGCCGACGGCAGCTCGTCGGCGAAGGTCGGGAACACGGCGGTGAGCCCGGCGACGGTCCGGTCGTCCCACTCGACGGCGAGGTACCGCTCCCACCTTGGCCGTCCGGCCTCGGCTGCGATCACCGGAAGGTCGGCGAACGCCCCCATCCCGAGAATGTGGTCGAGATGGGCGTGGGTCACCAGCAGAGCGAGAGCGGGTCGCTGGAACCGCGCCTCCATGTCACGGCGGAAGCTCTCGGCAATGCGGGTGCTGAGGCTCGCATCGACGAAGAGCAGACCCTCGCCGAGCGCGACGCAGGCGATGTTCGAGCCATTGGCGTTGATGGCCATCACGACCGAGTCAGAGACCTCGACCAGCTCGTACGCGGGGGGCTCGGCAGCTTCTCCCACCAGGACAGACCCGGCGAGCAGAAGGCTCACCGCAGCACACCGGGCGAGACATCGCATGGCGACCTCCGTGCAATGAGCAGGCACGGCGTCAGATACGCGCTCGCCGGGGCCGTGTTGCGCGTGCCGTGCCCGGTCTCCGGAGCTCGCTCTC includes the following:
- a CDS encoding bifunctional acetate--CoA ligase family protein/GNAT family N-acetyltransferase codes for the protein MSTQNLDRIFRPQRIALFGVSENPKSVAGTVLRNVVGSGFRGVVYPINPSCESVLGVHCYPGLAHLPRLPELAVVCAPATQVPAIVRECGEAGVLGLIIISAGFRETGGEGLALEQQVRQEAARFPGMRILGPNCLGVIVPGRSLNLTFAGGSSKPGRVAFVSQSGALCTSVLDWAAEAHVGFSYFVSVGNMIDVDFADLIDYFGEDESTDSIILYIESLSEARRFMTAARAFARTKPIVAYKAGRFPESEKAAASHTGALASEDAVYEAAFERAGIARVFEIGDIFNCVELIGRHKRPTGPRLGIITNAGGPGVMATDALMARSGVMAELSAATLAGLDEALPPFWSHGNPVDVLGDANSKRYAKALQILLADPGVDAVLAILTPQAMTNPSAIAREVAAVAGKTQKLILAAWLGGRSMREGIEILTAAGIATYPTPEDGVKAFMTLVAYGRNLEILYETPKDVPVSFAVDRAELRRTLAPLAERTTLSEAATKQLLEAYGIPGTLPRPASSAEEAVQHARQIGYPVVLKVLSPDISHKSDVGGVALDLRDDGAVRIAYEGILGMARQRQPAALLSGVTVQPMVQAAGGTEMILGTKKDPIFGSVILVGLGGVMAEVYRDRALGLPPLNERLARRMLESLRCWPLLQGYRGRPPVDLDRLIEIMIRFSYLVADCPEIVELDVNPLLVSSREAAALDARAVIEPVAEASRPYAHLALRPYPEEQVRRVTLGDGAALTLRPIRPEDEPRWRALLASCSPEALYARFRYLFQWSTHEAATRYCFIDYDREIAIVAETEDGSGGGRALVGVGRLIADPDNETGEYAVLVTDAFQNRGLGGVLTDTCLEIARSWGIRRVVAETTADNVRMIALFQGRGFEVTAGEQGLVTVAKDLA
- a CDS encoding MBL fold metallo-hydrolase, giving the protein MRCLARCAAVSLLLAGSVLVGEAAEPPAYELVEVSDSVVMAINANGSNIACVALGEGLLFVDASLSTRIAESFRRDMEARFQRPALALLVTHAHLDHILGMGAFADLPVIAAEAGRPRWERYLAVEWDDRTVAGLTAVFPTFADELPSASLRMPTQWFEESLELGGERVVVRRTGGHSADSSSVVLAGERVVVAGDLVQARRRPYFGEPDTDMNGWIETLRSWERMAPVTMCPGHGPVIGGDELAVMRSWFEAMSQAVAKLKASGATFDEVVASDRLPSGYWPAESSVPGWWPYCVKRLYDAT
- a CDS encoding sigma-70 family RNA polymerase sigma factor: MTSIRGLPSDELEALFERDRGRLVRIAWRILGDRDEAEDVVQQTLLGAWRAQRRSPIRRPSSYLARAVRWNAIKHKAGRGDELSIDARPDAAADRDVPADRLDVLELERAIASLPPAQQVIIRLRFYLGLSFSEIGRNLSISTNTAASRTRYALTGLRRRLGAPQPGSNRGERHE
- a CDS encoding TlpA disulfide reductase family protein; protein product: MLTVAASAEAAYIVGDTIADFTLNDAYGTPVSLYDYQNTVILLNFWTNTUGGCIAEAPRLQEIWETYQDQGLIVLGIGVGMSESVCQQWINTHGLTHPVLSDPGGAVYNLFGDGYVPYNSIIDGEMVLQFTVSGFEEPVVIAMIEQLLAELLRINHVPLKDTEDNLNPYPTNCSITTNYALIPDQLQLHWNLDGGSTFTDVVLTPLGGDDYTAEIPAQPYGTTVYYYLSAADTGGNVSTHPDGAPTELHSFYVGLDTTPPIIEHEPLGDQTPVTWPVTVSATVTDNLGVDTVTLEYLINGGPVQSAPMVLERDGVYSADFSGSVSIGDTVEYRIVAVDSASTPNTATDPAAGYHAFSIVEPIPVFVYEPDGTPLTGGVVRQFLDARGIAYDTGALLPENCSLYRTIFVCLGIYSSNHQLTAGEGQALAGFLDNGGGLYMEGGDTWYYDPQTAVHPYFNIDGIADGAGDAGPIAGAAGTFTEGMTFNYTGGNNYIDHIAPLGSAFAIFLETTPQYINGVAYDGGTYRTVGTSFELGGLVDGTSPSTKEELLERMLDFFDLDELLWLFKDGFESGDTSAWSAVVP